The sequence CCTGTATCTCAAGTTGGTCGGCGCTGTCGAAATGGGCAAGGCTGCCACTCGCCCGCTCAAAAAAGGCGAGACCATGCGCATCGCCACCGGTGGAATGTTGCCGCCAGGAGCGGATTCTATGGTCATGGTGGAATACACCGAAGAAATGGGCGATGGCACAGTCGAAATTCAACGCAGCACATCTCCGTGGGAGAACATTCTGCGCATCGGTGAAGATATCAAAAAGGGTGCAGCGATTTTTCAGCCGGGTCGGCGGCTGCGCGCTCAGGACCTCGGCGCACTCACGGGAGTCGGCATGACCAAAGTGCCCGTCCACGCCAGACCGGTCGTTGCCCTGATCTCCACAGGCGATGAAATCGTCACTCCGGAGCAAACGCCCAAACCCGGTCAAGTACGCAACGTCAACCAGTATTCGCTTCACGCCATGATTACCGAAGCTGGAGGCGTCACGCTCGATCTAGGCGTGGTGAGAGACGACCGTCCGGCGTTCGAGAAAGCCATGGCCGCCGCGCTCAAGCAAGCCGATGTGGTCATAATCTCCGGCGGCAGTTCGGTCGGCGTGAAAGACATGACTGTGGATGTCATCTGCTCTTTCCCCAAGTCGGAAGTCTTCTTTCACGGCATTTCCATCGCCCCCGGGAAACCGACGATCTTCGCTAAAGCCGCTGGGAAACCGGTCATGGGCTTGCCTGGCCACCCGGTGTCCGCGTTGGTCGTCTTCTCCCTCTTTGGCGCACCGGCGATTCGAATGATGGGCGGCGAATCGCCGGAGGCCGCGTTCGCACCGCTGCGAACGACGAGAGCACGACTGGCGCAGAACATTGCCTCTGCCCCTGGACGTGAGGACTACGTCCGCGTGACCCTAGAGCATCGCCAAGGTACACCCTTTGCCGTTCCGTTGCCGGGGAAATCCGGCGCCATCTTCAGCCTCGTTCAAGCCGACGGCATGGTCTGCATTCCGCATAATGAAGAGGGCAAGGAGACTGGGGAAGAGGTGGAAGTCA is a genomic window of Deltaproteobacteria bacterium containing:
- a CDS encoding molybdopterin molybdotransferase MoeA, which translates into the protein MPRASAVVAVAPVKAFFRVVTSAEARAQLAAFTPVTKTETLSVVDACGRVLAKTLTAPVDLPHFHRTNMDGYAVRAADTFGASASLPLYLKLVGAVEMGKAATRPLKKGETMRIATGGMLPPGADSMVMVEYTEEMGDGTVEIQRSTSPWENILRIGEDIKKGAAIFQPGRRLRAQDLGALTGVGMTKVPVHARPVVALISTGDEIVTPEQTPKPGQVRNVNQYSLHAMITEAGGVTLDLGVVRDDRPAFEKAMAAALKQADVVIISGGSSVGVKDMTVDVICSFPKSEVFFHGISIAPGKPTIFAKAAGKPVMGLPGHPVSALVVFSLFGAPAIRMMGGESPEAAFAPLRTTRARLAQNIASAPGREDYVRVTLEHRQGTPFAVPLPGKSGAIFSLVQADGMVCIPHNEEGKETGEEVEVILF